TTAATGCGCTGTTCAAGCAGGCGGTGACGCTGGCGAAGCGGGCGCATTCGGAGACGTCGATCGGCGAAGCAGCCGTGTCCGTGAGCTATGCCGCCGTCGAGCTGGGCAAACGGATTTTCGGCCATTTCGGCGGCAAGACCGTCATGATTATCGGCGCGGGCAAAATGAGCGAGCTGACGGCGAAGCATTTGTACGCCAACGGCGCCAACCGTGTGTATGTCGTCAACCGTACCTACGACCGGGCGGTGCAGCTGGCCGACAAGTTCAACGGCATCCCGCTCGGAATGGACGAAGCGATTCGGCGGCTCGGTGAAGCCGACATCGTGATCAGCTCGACGGGCTCCGACGGCTACGTGCTTGACCGCGAGCGGGTAGCGGCGGCAATGAGCCGGCGCAAATCACGCCCCCTGTTCATGATCGACATCGCCGTTCCGCGCGATTTGGATCCCGCGATCGCGTCGGTCGAGAACGTGTTTCTATACGATATCGACGACCTTGAAGGAATCGTCGAGAGCAATTTGGCGCAGCGGCGCCAGGAAGCGGCCAAGATCGAAACGTTTATCGCGGAAGAGCTCGAGGCGTTCCGGCAGTGGTACAAGACGCTCGGCGTCGTGCCCCTCATCCGTGCGCTGCAGGACAAAGCAGCCGCGATTCACGAGGAGACGATGGACAGCTTGGCGAACAAGCTGCCGGATCTGGATGAGCGCGAATTGAAGGTCATCCGCAAGCTGACCAAGAGCATCGTCAATCAAATGATGCACGATCCGATTTTGCGTCTCAAGGAGATTGCCGGAGAGAAGCATGCCGAGGACGCCATGGAGCTGTTCGTCAAGCTGTTCGCGCTGGAGGATCGTCTGACCAAGCAGCAGCCGGATACGGCAGCAGCGCCTGCCGCCGAGCCCCAGTCCGGGCATGCGGCATTCGGCGCGAAGACGCCGGGAGCGATTGCGGCGGCCACTTCCTAAATACCCGTCGGACCTGCGGTCCGAATCATGTGACGGCGGCGGCCCCAACCGCCGCTCAATAACCGGCTCGTCTGCCGGCCGCCGACTCCGGATTCGTGGAGGCGCCTATGTTAACGCATAACTGGCTATATGATGCGATGCTGTATATTTACGCCCTGAGCCTTCTGTTTTATTTCTCCGATTTCGTGGAACGAAATCGGCAGGCGAAACGGATGGGAACAGGGCTGCTTATTTTCGTTTGGATTCTGCAGACGGCGTTTCTCGTACACCGGATCATTTCGCATTTGAATATGACGTTCATGACATTGTCGGAATATTTGCTTATGTTTTCCTGGCTGCTGATCACGGTTTCACTGGCGATCAGCCGGTTTTTTCGGATCGAATTGTTCGTTTTTTTCGTCAATGTCATCGGGTTTGCCGTGCTGACGCTCAATCTGTTCGGCATCGGGCAGGGCGCGTCCTTGGCGCGATGGGAAATCGTCCGCCATCTGCTGATCGTACATATTACCCTTATGATCGGGGCTTATGTCGCCTTTACCGTCGGCGCCGTTTTTTCCGGCATGTACCTTTTTCTCCATCGCCGATTGAAAGGGAAACAGTGGACGAAGTCGGTGCAGCGCCTGCCGAGTCTCGAAATGATCGAAAAAATGATGAGCCGATCGGCGCTGATCGGCACGCCTCTTCTGACGATGTCGCTGGCGGTTGCGGTCACGTCGATTTTGACGGAAGGTCGCTACCTGCTGCTGCTTGATTTAAAGGTGCTGACGTCTTTCGCCGCCTTGGCGCTGTATATCGTCAATGTTCTGGAGCACCGGTGGTTCGACAGGCCGGGCGGAAAAACGGCGCGGTGGGACCTGATTTGCTTCGCCGTCCTGGTGCTCAGCCTGCTGCTGAACCGGCTGTCGAGTTTTCACGGGTGGTCGTAGAAGCGAAGGGGAGTGGCGATATTGGCGGGCTTTTATCCGGTTATGCTGTCCTTGAACCAAAAAAAATGCGTAGTTGTCGGCGGCGGTACGGTTGCCGCCCGCAAAGTGCGGGGGCTGCTCGAAGGCGGGGCGGATTCGGTCGTTGTCGTCAGCCCGCAGTCATGCGGCGAGCTGGAACGGCTGGCGTCCGAAGGGTCTATTCGGCTCGTGCGCAGGGAATACAAGGAAGAGGACGCGGAAGGCGCGTTTCTGCTCGTTGCGGCGGCGGACGATCCGGCAGTGAACCGGATGGCCGTGCGTACGGCCGAGAAAGCCGGCGCGCTCGTCAACGCGGCGGACGCGTTTGAATCCGGCGGGTTTGTGACGCCGGCCGTCGTGCGCCGGGGCGATCTGGTCATCGCGGTCACGACCGCAGGGGCAAGCCCGGCGTTGGCGGGCCTTATCGCCGGCGAGCTCGGCGAGCGGTACGGCGAAGATTACGCGCGGCGGCTGGACAAGCTGCGAAGCCTCCGCGACAGGCTGGCCGCCGAAACGGCGGACGGAACGCTGAAGCGGGTCGTCCTGCGCATGGCGGCCGCAGAAATGCTGCATGACCGGCGCGGCGAAACGCAGGCCGGAACGGCGGATCGGCGAAATGAACCGATCGAGCAATGGATGCTGCGGCTGCTGGCCGCAGCCGGTGGGGGGCAGTTGTAATGGTACAGGCAGGCAAGAGGCGGCGCACAATCGTCGTCGGAACGAGGCAGAGCGCATTGGCGCTTACGCAAACGGGACAGGTGATCGGTGAGCTGACAAGGCTTGCCGGGAAGCTTGGAATCGAGGCTGATTTCGAAATCCGCAAAATCGTGACGAAAGGCGACCGGATTTTGGACGTCACGCTGTCCAAGGTGGGCGGCAAGGGGCTGTTCGTGAAAGAAATCGAGCAGGCGCTGCTGGACGGTGACATCGATTTGGCCGTGCACAGCATGAAGGATATGCCCTACGAGCTTCCGGAAGGGCTTGTGAACGGGGCGGTGCCGAAGCGCGTCGATCCCCGCGACTGCCTCGTCAGCCGCGATGGGCTGGGGCTGACGGAGCTTCCGCAAGGCGCGCGGGTCGGGACGAGCAGTCTGCGTCGCGCCAGCCAGCTGCTTGCGGCGCGGCCGGATTTGAAGCTCGAATCCGTCCGCGGCAATATCGATACCCGCATCCGCAAGCTGGAATCGGAAGGCTTCGACGCGGTGGTGCTCGCCGCCGCAGGTCTTTACCGTATGGGGTGGGAGGCGAAAATTTCGGCCTACATCCCGCCGGATGTCTGCGTTCCGGCCGTCGGGCAGGGAGCGCTCGGCGTCGAATGCCGCGCCGATGACGCCGAAGTGCGCCGGCTGCTGGAGCGGTACGAGGACCCGGATACGGCGCTCGCCGTCCGGGCGGAGCGCAGCTTTCTCGGGGCGCTGAACGGCGGCTGCCAAATCCCGATCGGCGCTTATGCGACAATTGCCGGTCCGTCCGATGAACCGGGCGGCCGGCCGCTCTTGGAAATGACCGGCATCGTAGGCACGCCGGACGGCAAGGTGCTGCTCAAGGAGACGCGCAGGGGAAGCGATCCGGAGCGGCTGGGCAAGGAAACGGCGGATGCGCTGAAGGAGAGAGGCGCGGACCGCATTTTGGCGGAAGTTGGGGGATAAACGATGGCGAAGGGGAAAGTTTATCTGGTCGGTGCCGGTCCCGGCGATCCGAAGCTGATTACCGTGAGAGGGCTGGAGTGCATCAAGGCTTGCGACGTCATCGTGTACGACCGGCTGGCCAGTCCGCGGCTGTTGAAGCATGTGAAGCCGGGAGCGGAAAAAATTTACGTGGGCAAGCTTCCGGACCGGCATACGATGAAGCAGGAGGAGATCAACCGGCTGCTGGTCGACCTTGCCCTTGAAGGGAAGGTCGTCACCCGGCTGAAGGGCGGCGATCCGACGATTTTCGGACGCGTCGGGGAAGAGGCCGAGCTGCTGCAGGAGCACGGCATCGAGTTCGATATCGTGCCCGGCATTACGTCGGCGATCGCGGTTCCGGCGTATGCCGGCATCCCGGTGACGCACCGCGATCTGGCTTCGTCGCTTTCGATCATTACCGGGCATGAAAGTCCGGACAAGCTCGACCGTTCCATTCAATGGGACAAAGTGACCCAAGCGACGGGCACGCTTATTTTCCTGATGGGCGTGGCCAAAATCGGCTACATTGCCGAACAGCTGATGAAATACGGCCGACCGCCGGAAACGCCGGTGGCGCTTATCAGGTGGGGAACGCGCGTCGAGCAGCAGACGGTGACGGGCACGCTGGCCACGATCGAGGCGGTCGTCAAGGCGGCCGATTTTCAGCCGCCGGCCGTCATCGTCGTCGGCGAAGTCGTCAGGCAGCGCGAGAAGCTGCGGTGGTACGAGCGCAAGCCGCTGTTCGGGACGCGCGTGCTTGTGACCCGCGCCCGCGCGCAAAACAGCGAGCTGGCGGATCGAATCGAGGAGCTTGGCGGGGAACCGTGCGAATTTCCTGTCATCGAGACGCGCGAACCGGCGGACCCGGACGCTCGGGCGGGGATCGAAAGTGCACTGCAGCAGGCGGAAAGCTACGACTGGCTTATGTTTACGAGCGCCAACGGCGTGGAATATTTCTGGCGGTGGCTGCGCCGTTTCCGGATTGATATCCGGCGGTTCAACCGTGCGCGCGTCGCCGCCGTCGGGCCGAAGACCGCTGAGGCGCTGGAGCATCGGGGGCTGTATGCGATGGAGCTGCCGGTAAAATTTCAGGCCGAAGGGCTGCTGGAAAGCTTGGAAGGCTCGCTGAAGCCGGGCCAGCGGGTGCTGCTCCCGCGAGGCGATCTGGCCAGGGAGATACTCCCCCGGGATCTGAAAGAGAGTGGACTCGAGCCGGTCGTGCTCGATGTGTACGAAACGGTTATTGCCGAGAATCAGGACGCGGAGACGCTGGAGCTGCTGCTTCGCGGCGAAGTCGACGTCGTGACGTTCGCCAGCTCGTCTTCCGTCACGAATCTGCTTCAGGTGATGCGCCGGATGGGCGTCAGCGAGCCGGCCGAAGCGCTGCGGGCAGCGGAAATCGCATGCATCGGCCCGGTTACGGCCAAGACGGCCCGCGAAGCCGGGCTTTCCGTCGCGATCGAGTCCGAGGAAGCAACGATTGAGGCGCTGATCGGGGCGATCGCCGCGTCGCGCCAAGCCAAACGTTTTTCGAATGAAGGAGGGGCCGATTGAGATGAGTTTTCCGCTTAACCGCCATCGGCGGCTGCGCCGGACGCCGGCGCTTCGCAGCATGGTGAGAGAAACACAGCTGACGGCAAACGATTTTATCTATCCGATTTTCGTTACGCATGGAAGCGGCGTCAAGGAGGAAATTCCTTCGATGCCGGGCGTGTATCATTTTTCGATCGATACGCTGAAGGAGGAGATCGACCGGGTGGTCGCGGCGGGCGTCCCGTCGGTGCTGCTTTTCGGCGTGCCGGAGCATAAAGATGCGGAGGGCACGTCGGCTTACGAATCGAACGGCATCGTCCAGGAGGCGGTCCGCGCGGTCAAAGGGTGGGCGCCGCAGCTCGTCGTCGTCGCCGATACCTGTCTGTGCCAGTTTACGGATACCGGCCACTGCGGCGTCGTGCACGTGCACGAGACGACAGGCGAGGCGGAGATCGACAACGACGCATCGCTGGCGCTGCTGGTGAAGACGGCCGTCTCGCAGGCGCAGGCGGGAGCCGACATCATCGCACCGTCCAATATGATGGACGGCTTTGTCTCGGCGATTCGCAGCGGACTCGACGAGGCGGGCTTCGAAATGGTGCCGATTCTGTCGTATTCGGTCAAATACGCTTCGGCCTATTACGGGCCTTTCCGCGATGCGGCCCATTCCGCGCCGCAGTTCGGCGACCGCAAGACGTACCAGATGGATCCGGCCAACGTGCGCGAAGCGCTGCGCGAGGCGGAATCGGATGTGCTCGAGGGAGCGGACATGCTGATGGTCAAACCTGCGCTCGCTTATTTGGACGTTGTCCGGCTGCTCAAGGAATCCTTCGACCTGCCGGTCGTAACGTACAACGTCAGCGCCGAATATTCGATGGTCAAGGCGGCGGCCGCCAGCGGCTGGATCGACGAGAAGGCGATCGTCATGGAGACGCTCACCGGGATGAAGCGGGCCGGCGCGGATTTGATCATTACGTATCATGCGCTTGACGCGGCGCGTTGGCTGCAGGGCGAATAAGAGGCAGGCGGCAAGGCCATTTCTTAACGGTCAGGAGTGAGGGCAATGAGCAAGCAAGCTCATAAACGATCGGACGAGCGCTCCAAGGAGGCGTTCTCCCAGGCGAAAAGGCTGATCCCCGGCGGCGTCAATTCCCCGGTCCGCGCGTTCCGGTCGGTCGGGTTGACGCCGGTGTACGTCGAACGCGGCGACGGATGCCGGGTTTATGACATTGACGGGAACCGTTACATCGATTACGTCGGTTCATGGGGGCCGCTCATCGTGGGTCACGCCCATCCCGAGGTCGTCGAAGCGATCAAACGCACGGCGGAAAAAGGGACGAGCTTCGGCGCGCCGACCGAACTGGAAACGAGGATGGCGGAGCTCGTTTGTGAGCGCGTGCCGTCGGTCGAGATGGTCCGGATGGTCAATTCCGGAACCGAGGCCACGATGAGCGCGCTTCGTCTGGCGCGGGGATATACGAAACGGAGCAAAATCGTTAAATTCGAAGGCTCGTACCACGGCCATGCCGATTCGCTGCTGATCAAAGCGGGCTCCGGCGTCGCTACGCTCGGCCTGCCGGACAGCCCGGGCGTGCCGGAAAGCGTCGCTTCGCACACGATTACGGTTCCGTATAACGATATCGAGTCGGTCAAGCTGGCGTTCGAAACGTACGGCGAGCAGATCGCCTGCATCATCGTCGAGCCCGTCGCCGGCAACATGGGCGTTGTGCCGCCGCTCCCCGGCTTCCTGACCGGGCTGCGCGAAATTACGAGCCGATACGGCAGCCTGCTCGTTTTCGACGAGGTGATGACCGGCTTCCGGGTCGGCTACCATTCCGCGCAGGGCCTCTACGGCATTACGCCGGATCTGACGTGCCTCGGCAAAGTGATCGGCGGCGGGCTGCCGGTCGGCGCTTACGGCGGCAAGCGCGAAATCATGGAGATGATTGCGCCGAGCGGCCCGATTTATCAGGCGGGCACGCTGTCGGGCAATCCGCTGGCGATGGCCGCCGGCTATACGACGCTCAGCCTGCTGAAGCCGGAGACGTACGAGCGGCTGGAGCGGTTGTCCGTCAGACTGCAGCTCGGCTTCGAGGCGAATGCGGCGAAGCACGGCGTTCCATGCACGATCAACCGCGTCGGCTCGATGATCTGCCCGTTTTTCACGGGCGAGACGGTCATCAATTATGAAACGGCGAAAACGTCCGACCTGGAGCGGTTCAAGGCGTATTTCGCCGCGATGCTCGACTTGGGCGTCAGCTTGGCGCCCTCCCAGTTCGAGGGCATGTTCGTGTCCGCGGCGCACGACGAAACGGCGATCGACGCCACGATCGCCGCGCACGACGAAGCGCTGCGCCGCCTTTAGGAATCGGGCGGTCAGATGCGCGAAAATTTTTGGACGTATCGGCGAAACGGCGAATGGCTGGAAATGGCGGCGGAAACGATCGCTGCAATGTCCGGCCCGGCCGCTTCGCGGACAAAGCCTCTTGAGGCCGGGAGTCATCCGCACGACGTGCGGCTTTGGCTGCTGGCTCTCGCCGTTTTTCCGCCGAAATGGGTCAACCGCCTGTTCTCGGCCGGCGGCATCCGGTGCGAGCGCGGCATCGTGAAGCTGCGGACGTTCGAGGCTGCGGATCCGGCAGCCGATCCGATGTACCGTTTGGCGCAGCTCCCGCCTGTATCTCCGCTCGCAGCGGCCGTCCTGTACGAGGACGATTGGTGCCTCGTCCTGGACAAGCCGTCCGGCATGCCCGTTCATCCGTCGCGGCCGGGCGAGCGGGGGACGCTGGACGAAGCGTGCGCCAGACTTGGCTTGGAGCGGAACGACCCGCTGCCGGCGAAGCATATTCACCGGCTCGACGATGACACGGCCGGCCCGGTGCTGTATGCGAAAAACGATCTGGCGCAGCAGCGGCTGGACGAAGCGATGCGCGCGAAGCGGATCGAACGGCAGTATGAAGCGCTCGTGCACGGCGTTATGCGGCGCCGGCGCGGCACGATCGAGGCGCCGATCGGCAGGGACCGTCATCACGGCTCGCGCAGACGGGTATCCGCTTCGGGCGAGCGGGCGGTCACCCATTATGAGACGGTCCGTATTTATGCGGAAGCCTCGCTTGTCAAGCTGCGGCTGGAGACCGGCCGAACACACCAAATCCGCGTTCATATGAGCCATATCGGCTATCCTCTGATCGGGGACGCGCTGTACGGCGGAAGCACCCGGCTGCTCGGCCATCAGGCGCTGCGCGGCGAACGGCTTACGT
This genomic window from Paenibacillus humicola contains:
- the hemA gene encoding glutamyl-tRNA reductase; amino-acid sequence: MHIVVVGLNYRTAPVEVRERFTFQERDLPEALKQLQHTTSILECVIVATCNRTELYAVVDRNHLCGHYIRHFMEQWFKLPREQFTQDLYMYEDERAIEHLFRVACGLDSMVIGETQILGQVKDAFQLAQQLKTTGTLFNALFKQAVTLAKRAHSETSIGEAAVSVSYAAVELGKRIFGHFGGKTVMIIGAGKMSELTAKHLYANGANRVYVVNRTYDRAVQLADKFNGIPLGMDEAIRRLGEADIVISSTGSDGYVLDRERVAAAMSRRKSRPLFMIDIAVPRDLDPAIASVENVFLYDIDDLEGIVESNLAQRRQEAAKIETFIAEELEAFRQWYKTLGVVPLIRALQDKAAAIHEETMDSLANKLPDLDERELKVIRKLTKSIVNQMMHDPILRLKEIAGEKHAEDAMELFVKLFALEDRLTKQQPDTAAAPAAEPQSGHAAFGAKTPGAIAAATS
- the ccsA gene encoding cytochrome c biogenesis protein CcsA; its protein translation is MLTHNWLYDAMLYIYALSLLFYFSDFVERNRQAKRMGTGLLIFVWILQTAFLVHRIISHLNMTFMTLSEYLLMFSWLLITVSLAISRFFRIELFVFFVNVIGFAVLTLNLFGIGQGASLARWEIVRHLLIVHITLMIGAYVAFTVGAVFSGMYLFLHRRLKGKQWTKSVQRLPSLEMIEKMMSRSALIGTPLLTMSLAVAVTSILTEGRYLLLLDLKVLTSFAALALYIVNVLEHRWFDRPGGKTARWDLICFAVLVLSLLLNRLSSFHGWS
- a CDS encoding precorrin-2 dehydrogenase/sirohydrochlorin ferrochelatase family protein: MAILAGFYPVMLSLNQKKCVVVGGGTVAARKVRGLLEGGADSVVVVSPQSCGELERLASEGSIRLVRREYKEEDAEGAFLLVAAADDPAVNRMAVRTAEKAGALVNAADAFESGGFVTPAVVRRGDLVIAVTTAGASPALAGLIAGELGERYGEDYARRLDKLRSLRDRLAAETADGTLKRVVLRMAAAEMLHDRRGETQAGTADRRNEPIEQWMLRLLAAAGGGQL
- the hemC gene encoding hydroxymethylbilane synthase, yielding MVQAGKRRRTIVVGTRQSALALTQTGQVIGELTRLAGKLGIEADFEIRKIVTKGDRILDVTLSKVGGKGLFVKEIEQALLDGDIDLAVHSMKDMPYELPEGLVNGAVPKRVDPRDCLVSRDGLGLTELPQGARVGTSSLRRASQLLAARPDLKLESVRGNIDTRIRKLESEGFDAVVLAAAGLYRMGWEAKISAYIPPDVCVPAVGQGALGVECRADDAEVRRLLERYEDPDTALAVRAERSFLGALNGGCQIPIGAYATIAGPSDEPGGRPLLEMTGIVGTPDGKVLLKETRRGSDPERLGKETADALKERGADRILAEVGG
- the cobA gene encoding uroporphyrinogen-III C-methyltransferase translates to MAKGKVYLVGAGPGDPKLITVRGLECIKACDVIVYDRLASPRLLKHVKPGAEKIYVGKLPDRHTMKQEEINRLLVDLALEGKVVTRLKGGDPTIFGRVGEEAELLQEHGIEFDIVPGITSAIAVPAYAGIPVTHRDLASSLSIITGHESPDKLDRSIQWDKVTQATGTLIFLMGVAKIGYIAEQLMKYGRPPETPVALIRWGTRVEQQTVTGTLATIEAVVKAADFQPPAVIVVGEVVRQREKLRWYERKPLFGTRVLVTRARAQNSELADRIEELGGEPCEFPVIETREPADPDARAGIESALQQAESYDWLMFTSANGVEYFWRWLRRFRIDIRRFNRARVAAVGPKTAEALEHRGLYAMELPVKFQAEGLLESLEGSLKPGQRVLLPRGDLAREILPRDLKESGLEPVVLDVYETVIAENQDAETLELLLRGEVDVVTFASSSSVTNLLQVMRRMGVSEPAEALRAAEIACIGPVTAKTAREAGLSVAIESEEATIEALIGAIAASRQAKRFSNEGGAD
- the hemB gene encoding porphobilinogen synthase, with the protein product MSFPLNRHRRLRRTPALRSMVRETQLTANDFIYPIFVTHGSGVKEEIPSMPGVYHFSIDTLKEEIDRVVAAGVPSVLLFGVPEHKDAEGTSAYESNGIVQEAVRAVKGWAPQLVVVADTCLCQFTDTGHCGVVHVHETTGEAEIDNDASLALLVKTAVSQAQAGADIIAPSNMMDGFVSAIRSGLDEAGFEMVPILSYSVKYASAYYGPFRDAAHSAPQFGDRKTYQMDPANVREALREAESDVLEGADMLMVKPALAYLDVVRLLKESFDLPVVTYNVSAEYSMVKAAAASGWIDEKAIVMETLTGMKRAGADLIITYHALDAARWLQGE
- the hemL gene encoding glutamate-1-semialdehyde 2,1-aminomutase; the protein is MSKQAHKRSDERSKEAFSQAKRLIPGGVNSPVRAFRSVGLTPVYVERGDGCRVYDIDGNRYIDYVGSWGPLIVGHAHPEVVEAIKRTAEKGTSFGAPTELETRMAELVCERVPSVEMVRMVNSGTEATMSALRLARGYTKRSKIVKFEGSYHGHADSLLIKAGSGVATLGLPDSPGVPESVASHTITVPYNDIESVKLAFETYGEQIACIIVEPVAGNMGVVPPLPGFLTGLREITSRYGSLLVFDEVMTGFRVGYHSAQGLYGITPDLTCLGKVIGGGLPVGAYGGKREIMEMIAPSGPIYQAGTLSGNPLAMAAGYTTLSLLKPETYERLERLSVRLQLGFEANAAKHGVPCTINRVGSMICPFFTGETVINYETAKTSDLERFKAYFAAMLDLGVSLAPSQFEGMFVSAAHDETAIDATIAAHDEALRRL
- a CDS encoding RluA family pseudouridine synthase; its protein translation is MRENFWTYRRNGEWLEMAAETIAAMSGPAASRTKPLEAGSHPHDVRLWLLALAVFPPKWVNRLFSAGGIRCERGIVKLRTFEAADPAADPMYRLAQLPPVSPLAAAVLYEDDWCLVLDKPSGMPVHPSRPGERGTLDEACARLGLERNDPLPAKHIHRLDDDTAGPVLYAKNDLAQQRLDEAMRAKRIERQYEALVHGVMRRRRGTIEAPIGRDRHHGSRRRVSASGERAVTHYETVRIYAEASLVKLRLETGRTHQIRVHMSHIGYPLIGDALYGGSTRLLGHQALRGERLTFAHPFTGHPVEVTSPAPDWFLQLEAGLVRSRKS